One window of the Cryptomeria japonica chromosome 7, Sugi_1.0, whole genome shotgun sequence genome contains the following:
- the LOC131035851 gene encoding cinnamoyl-CoA reductase 1-like has protein sequence MRQETVCVTGAGGFIASWLVKSLLTKGYTVKGAVRNPDDGKYKHLRELEGGRERLQLVKADILDYQSMIEVIRGCDGVFHMACLLTDDPEQVIEPAVKGTANVLDACAEWGVKRLVMTSSVGTVYMDPNRDPHLVVDENCWSDLDHCVQTKNWYCYAKTVAEKAAWKRAEERNLDMVVVNPSLVLGPLLQPSMNASTAHIMKYLTGSAKTYANLTQAYVDVRDVAEAHILVYETPSACGRYLCAEANMHRGELVALLAQLFPQYPLPLRCSDQKNPRKQAYKFSNEKMRKLGLSFTPMKECLADTVASLQNKGFLH, from the exons ATGAGGCAGGAAACAGTTTGTGTAACAGGTGCAGGAGGATTCATTGCCTCTTGGCTTGTTAAAAGTTTGTTGACCAAAGGTTATACTGTTAAAGGAGCAGTACGTAATCCAG ATGATGGCAAGTATAAACATCTGAGGGAATTGGAAGGAGGCAGAGAAAGGCTGCAACTTGTGAAGGCTGATATTCTTGATTACCAAAGCATGATTGAAGTTATTAGAGGATGTGATGGTGTTTTTCACATGGCCTGCCTTCTCACGGATGACCCA GAACAAGTGATAGAACCAGCTGTGAAAGGAACTGCAAATGTGTTGGATGCTTGCGCAGAATGGGGAGTAAAGCGACTGGTCATGACGTCTTCAGTGGGTACGGTTTACATGGACCCCAACAGAGATCCACACCTTGTGGTTGATGAAAACTGTTGGAGTGATTTGGATCATTGCGTACAAACAAAG AACTGGTACTGCTATGCCAAAACAGTGGCAGAAAAAGCTGCATGGAAGCGGGCAGAGGAAAGGAATTTGGATATGGTGGTAGTGAACCCATCTTTAGTTTTAGGTCCTTTGCTGCAGCCCTCCATGAACGCCAGTACTGCTCATATTATGAAATATCTAACAG GTTCAGCCAAAACATATGCAAACTTAACTCAGGCATATGTGGATGTGAGAGATGTGGCAGAAGCTCATATATTAGTGTATGAAACACCATCTGCTTGTGGGCGTTATCTGTGTGCAGAAGCTAACATGCACCGTGGAGAATTGGTGGCTCTCTTGGCCCAATTATTCCCTCAATATCCTCTTCCTCTCAG GTGTTCTGACCAGAAAAATCCAAGGAAACAGGCTTACAAATTCTCTAATGAGAAGATGAGAAAACTTGGGCTTTCATTTACACCAATGAAAGAATGTCTGGCTGATACAGTTGCCAGCCTGCAGAACAAGGGTTTTCTTCATTAG
- the LOC131035849 gene encoding cinnamoyl-CoA reductase 1-like: protein MRQETVCVTGAGGFIASWLVKRLLSKGYTVKGAVRNPDDGKYKHLRELEGARERLQLVKADILDYQSMIEAIRGCDGVFHMACLLTDDPEQVIEPAVKGTANVLDACAEWGVKRLVMTSSVGTVYMDPNRDPHLVVDENCWSDLDYCVQTKNWYCYAKTVAEKAAWKMAEERNLDMVVVNPSLVLGPLLQPSMNASTAHIMKYLTGSAKTYANLTQAYVDVRDVAEAHILVYETPSACGRYLCAESNMHRGELVDLLAQLFPQYPLSQMCSDQKNPRKQAYKFSNEKMRKLGLSFTPMKECLADTVASLQKKGFLH, encoded by the exons atgagacaggaaACAGTTTGTGTAACAGGGGCAGGAGGATTCATTGCCTCCTGGCTTGTTAAAAGATTGCTGAGCAAAGGCTATACTGTTAAAGGAGCAGTACGTAATCCTG ATGATGGCAAGTATAAACATCTGAGGGAGTTGGAAGGAGCCAGAGAAAGGCTGCAACTTGTGAAGGCTGATATTCTTGATTACCAAAGCATGATTGAAGCTATTAGAGGATGTGATGGTGTTTTTCACATGGCCTGCCTTCTCACAGATGACCCT GAACAAGTGATAGAACCAGCTGTGAAAGGAACTGCAAATGTGTTGGACGCTTGCGCAGAATGGGGAGTAAAGCGCCTAGTCATGACCTCTTCAGTGGGTACAGTTTACATGGACCCCAACAGAGATCCACACCTTGTGGTTGATGAAAACTGTTGGAGTGATTTGGATTACTGCGTTCAAACAAAG AACTGGTACTGCTATGCCAAAACAGTGGCGGAAAAAGCTGCATGGAAGATGGCCGAGGAGAGGAATTTGGATATGGTGGTAGTGAACCCCTCTTTGGTTTTAGGTCCTTTGCTGCAGCCCTCCATGAACGCCAGTACTGCccatattatgaaatatttaacag GTTCAGCCAAAACATATGCAAACTTAACCCAGGCATATGTGGATGTGAGAGATGTAGCAGAAGCTCATATATTAGTGTATGAAACACCTTCTGCTTGTGGGCGTTATCTGTGTGCAGAAAGCAATATGCACCGTGGAGAATTGGTGGATCTCTTGGCCCAATTGTTCCCCCAATATCCTCTTTCTCAAAT GTGTTCTGACCAGAAAAATCCAAGGAAACAGGCTTACAAGTTCTCTAATGAGAAGATGAGAAAACTTGGTCTTTCATTTACACCAATGAAAGAATGTCTGGCTGATACAGTTGCCAGTCTGCAGAAGAAGGGTTTTCTTCATTAG